The following nucleotide sequence is from Eschrichtius robustus isolate mEscRob2 chromosome 10, mEscRob2.pri, whole genome shotgun sequence.
TTACGGGACCCGAGGGGTGGCCCGGGTGCCGCTGCCATTGAACGTGGTCCTGGGCCGGCTCAGCCTTGACACTGGCTGCCAGGAGATCAGACTGTCATTGAAAGGAGGAAGCACACCGTGGTATTCAGAACACAGAGGCGGGGAGAGCCCTGGTCAGGGCAGGTCTGCCCCTGCCCTTCCTGGTGTTCAATACTGCCCTTGACCTGGGCAGGAGGGTGCCCTCCCGGGGCAACAGTCAAGGGAGTGCCTGCTAGACCCTGCTTCTGCACCCCAGCACGAGTGCTCTGAATCCTAGAGTGtgcccatcaccccaaaaagacaCCCCATGCGCCATAGCTGCCATTCCAACGCCCTGCCCATGCCAGACCTAGCAACCGCTAATCTACTTTCAGTTTCCATGgctttgcctgttctggacatttcatatcaatggaatcatgTAATGCACGGCCTTCTTTCGCTCAGCATAATGCCAAGGTTCACTCGTGTCTATCAATAAGTactatgttcctttttatggctgaatgatagcTCCTTGTAGGTGGAATCCATTTTAATGATTCATTTTACTTTAATCCACTATATctgaaatattatcatttcaacatgtaaccaaCCTGAAAACTTATTAATGATACATTTTGCAGTTTACTTTTCATGCtaaagtcttcaaaatccagtgtgtattttacacccCCAGCACATTTCAGCAGGCACACTAAATTGTCATCAGAAATGTTTGATCTGTATTTAAAGTTAAGAAAACGTATCGTTGACAAAACTACATTCGTGTACCCAAGTTGTTTCAAGTATACTTGAAAGTTTGCCGAAAACTGAACTGAGTATCcaattttaagttaattaaaattaaatgcaattaaaaattcgGCTCCTCTGTCAGGCGAACCGCATTCAAGACTTCAGAAGCCACACGTGGCTTGTGGCTGCAATCACACTGGGCAGCGTGGGGTCTGTCTGAAGCCTGGCCCTGCTCCCCCAGGTGTGACATTGCAGAAGGCACATGTCTTCTGTCTTCTCGCCTGTGAACGCATGAGACCTGCCTCCCCACGGCGGGGGTTCCCTGGGATTGTGGATGTAAAGGATTTAGCACCGGGGCTGGCATTCACTGCATCAGTGAAAGCAAAGACGTAACGATGGAGTTTCTTCTCCTCCAGCACGTCAGGCTCAGGCAAGTTTTGCCTGTTCCAGGAAACTGGTAACAAAAGCAGATTCCTCCAGCGTGTACGCTGGGAGCTGAGGAGGGCAGCTGTGTATCACACTTCCCCAAGGCTTGGAGGTGCCTTTCTAGTCTCTCTCCCCCGCCTGACCCCTGCAGACCCCCCACCCCTTGCAGGCGCGACCCTTCTAACCCACAAAGCTGATCATGCTCTCTCCTGCTCAACGCTCACccactgtccacacaaaaactcaaACACCCGTGTACACAGCAACATGTTCACGACAGCCGACGGTGGACACAGCCCATGTCCATCCACGGGCGATGGAGAAACCAAATGTGGTCCATCCCTAAAATGGAacgttattcagccataaaaaggaatgagagtCTCACacctgctacagcatggatgaactccTTTCTAAAACCTTACGCTGAGTGAAGAAGGCCAGACACCGAGGGTTATAAGTTATATGACTCCActgatatgaaatgtccagaatcagTAAATGTGTAGCAAGAGAAAGCAGAATAGCAGCTactaggggctgggggaggggatggggcatTACCGTCTAATGGGAAGAGTTTcactttgggaagatgaaaaagttctggaggtggatggtggtgatggttgcactacaatgtgaacgtacttaatgcccctgaactgtacacttaaaaatggtttaaatgatcAATtccatgttatgtatattttgccacacatacacaaaaaggagtgaagtactggAATGCGCTGCTACGTGGACGAAGCTAGAAAAcgttacactaagtgaaagaagacagacataaaagccatatattatgtgatccatttgtatgaaatgtccagaataggcaaatctagagGCTGAAAGTAGATTCGTGGTTGTCTAGGGCCGGGGGGACGTGGGCAAATGGGGTGTGACTGCTGATGGAGacagggtttcttttttatttttatttttattttttggggccgtgccacgcagcatgtgggatcttagttccccaacagggatcgaacccacgctctCTGCGTTGAAagcgcagactcttaaccactggaccgccagagaagccCCGGACAGGGTCTCCTTagatgaaaatgttttcaaactgactctggtaatggttgcacaactgtgaatatactaaaagccattaaATTGTGTGCTTTAAATGGGTGGATCTTacacaattatatttcaataaagctgttttattaaaaaacaaaccaaaaaagcccttgTCTCCCACAGCCCTCTGAGCACAGGTTCCTAGGCACGATTTTGGAGTCCTCTGCTCCCCATTACAGTCCCCTCAGTCTAACCCGTGCCACTTCCTAACCCCCACCCCTTACCCCATCTTCATCCTTCATGTACCTGCAATTCTGAACTGCCTGCTCCTCAACTAGAGCTGGCTCCAGCCGTGGGCTCACAGGAGCCTGGTCCCCTCGGAAAATGTGTGTGTTTCCTAAAACCCATCTCAGCCATCTCTTCCTTCGGGGACCGTCTCCTGCCTTCTCAGTGTCCCTCAGTGTTTTGCTTGGAGACATCTGCTGGGAGTGAGATGGACGGTGGCCTCCCCTGGACCCAGCCTGTGGTCTCACCTCCCTGTGTCCTGCCTGCAtccaacacagtgcctggcatgaattcattccttcatccacccatccattcatccacccattcatccacccatccatccatccatccatccatccatccatccatccatccattcatccacacatccatcccattcatccacccatccacctatccacccattcatccacccatccatccatccaccaatccatccacccatccatccacctatccatccatccatccatccatccatccatccatccatccatccatccaccaatccaccaatccatccacccacccatccacccatccacccatccatctacccatccaacCATTCATCCCCCATCCACTCACCCAACTACCCACCCCCCCATCCAACCAGAAAACACTTCTGAGTACCCACCCTGCACAAAGCTTGCCCCTTGGCGGGGAAATGAAGCTCTCCCAGGATTATCACAGTCAAGACGGAGGTCTCAGGTGGGGGCTACAGAGGCGGCACCAAGGCCTCCCGCCTCCCAGGGATGTCCCAGGGGTCCCAGAGATCAACGTGTTGTTTTTCTGAGCAGAGCTCAGTCCCCCCGCTGACATAGTGAGCCCCCatccacccccaacacacactccCACGCTTCATCCTGATGTAATGTGGTGATGCCGCTACCCCAGTAGAGGTCCCTGTGACTGAGTCATCCTGCAGGTCCCCCAGGTGGGCTCAGCACTTGGGGGACCTGCAGGATCAAGAGGGGCTTCACTACGAGGGCCTTTGCAGGTTTCTTGGCTCCACCTAGTGGGAGAAGATTATGGCCCAACCCTGCAGCCAGGAGGCCAGGCTCAGCAGGAGGCGCCCCTCGCAGACCCCCACCCTGGGCACACGGCAgagctggggtgggagagggccATAGGGGGACCTCCTAAGACTTGAAGCCCCCAGGGAGAACCCCGAGATCTCACATTTCTAGCCTTTCTCATGTGCTTGAGCTGACCCTAGGAGGGTTTGGGACTCCCCCAGAGAGAAAGGCCACGAGTGAGGCCTCCCGAGTTCCCCGCAGCCACTCTGTGCCCTTTGGCAAGCGATATATGTGTCTGagactcagtctcctcatctgtgaagtgggtacGACGGTGAACCCAGGGCAGAGGCTGCGCTGCGTGAGTCAATGAGATCGATGCACACACGGCGCTCAGGACAGGCCTGACCCTCCACCGGCTCACGGTCAAAGGCAGTCCCAGCTCGTGTGTTTTCCCAGCCCGTAGCTTCATGCCTCACTTGCTTTGACTCAGGAAGTCAGGGCTTCCCTCCAGTGACGGGCCTCCACTTCCCTGAATTGTCCCGATGCCCAGAACGCAGCCCACCTGGGGATCCCAGTGCCTCTGCCACACGGGGCGGGGGGCGCTACGGGGTGCCCTCCCCACCCGCCCACCAGGTACCAGCCCCTGCAGGTCACAGGCCATTTCTACCACCTGGACCTTGGCTCAGAGCGTGGCCCAGCTGGCCTCGTCCTCCCAGGCCCCGCTGTCCCCGATGTTGCCCTGCTCACACCCTCAGCCACTGCCGCCTGAACAAGGGTCTGTCCCTGGGTACCGGCACGTCCACCGGGACAGAGCGCTGCCATCTCACACTTTAACTTGAGCCTCACCAGGCGCCTGGTTATGGTATTCTGGTCACCCACCTTCTCTCCTGCCTTTGGCCCTAGGTCTCCTCTCCACCATCCCTCCAGGGTCCAGATGCAGGTCAAAGTTCTCAAGGTCCACCCTGCCTCGGCAGCCTGTGACATCATGAACCCCGCTCACCTCGGCTTCCAGGGGCCACACCTTGATTTTCTTTGCAGTTGCCAGCGTGACAGGTCTTTGCCAATAGATGCCAGCACCAGCCATGCCCGGCCTGGCTGCGCTCCGCTCCTCCTGCTGCCCTGGCCAGAGAGGGGCAGGAAGGACCCCCAAGCCGGGGTCCAGGAATAGCCCGATGACTTCCTAGCCACCCCACCTGCCTTTCCTTCCAGGCAGAACAGACCCTGCTGTTTCCCTGAAGCCCAGATCCTTCCTGCTCCCCGACCCCCACTCCCAACCCTGGGTGTGTGGAGGGGTCCCAGGAAGCAGAGCCGAGCAGCTATACGGACTGACTGGCCTTGGCCAGCTAGCAGCAAGAACCCCACTGCCAATGGAAAGCGACGAGTACGGAGAGTGCCTGGTACGGGGCAGTGATTGTTAGAACTTTCCTCAGTGGTGAACTGGGGCGGGATGCCTACACGACCGAAGGTACTGGAGTGCAGTATCTCAGACGTGTGAATGGTGAGGGGAGAGTAATTAGTGGAACCACGGAAGCATCGGCTGTCACAGGCAGCTGTGAATGCATCGGAGGAAGTCAGCAAACGGCTGAGTGATTAATCACCCACTTGAGGCAAAGCGTGTAAGCTGGAGCAGCACATAAAAGGACACGGTATAAGGGGACGTCATCCCCTGGAGCTGCAAGGCAGGAAAAGCGGTGAAGCTCCCGGGAAAGCTCCAGCCAGCAAGTCTCCTGGGTCAAGATCAGGGCCCTGACTGAGAAGCAGTAGGGCCACGAGATGGAGGGATGGGGACACCTAAGTCAACTCACTGGGAACTCGTCCACCCATGCTCCCTCTGGAACCTCTGGGCCAGCAGAAGTGGCCGTTCCCCCCTTAAAGGCTAGCCGTCGCCCAGCCTGAAAACCACCCGGGAGCCCTCTGCCTTCTGAGATATCACACCTCTGCTTCTGGCCGACGGCATCCTTGGCTATCAGTCTGCATCTGGGACTAAAATGGAGGAATCTtagcttttcattctcttttctgatGAGCCATTTAGAAAGTATCCCACACCACAGCCATTCACTTCTCTTTTGGGCACCATTCCATGGTCCTCCAGAGCCTTCCCCTGGGCCTGTCACTTCAGGGTGCCACAGGAAACGGTTTACTCAGCCGTGTGGCCCCTTTTGTCCCATCTCCTAAGAAAGCTGTATTTTCACCGCTTTTAGCCACAGCCTGGCCAAATAACCAATCCTAGATTCCCTCCATCTTCCCTGCACCCGTttccgtgttagggttacgtagtgggttgaatggtgggcCCCAGAAAGGGCTGTCACATCGAACCCCTGAAATCTGTGAatcgtgaccttatttggaaaacgGATTTTTGCAGCTGTAATTAGctatcttgagatgagatcatcccgGATTagctaaatccaatgacaagtgtccttattaGAGGCACCCAGCGGAGAGACACAGGAAGAAGTGGAGATGCCAGGCAGAGGCGGGGGGACGCAGTGACAAGCCACGCAAGCCATCATGCCGGCGGCCACCAGAAGCCCTCAGAGAGGCCTGGGACGCACTCTCTCCCCAGAGCTTCTAGACCAAAGGGGCCTGCCGACAACCTGATTTCCTACTGGCCAGGCATGGAAAATCCTGAGACTCAAACACATAATCAGGCCATTCATTGAAAGACATCAAATACATTCAAATTCATGATGTCATATTGATAATACTTTTTTAAAtccctgactttaaaaaaatcctttcggtgagacttccctggtggcgcagtggttaagaatctgcctgccaatgcaggggacacgggttcgagccctggtccaggaagatcccacatgccgcggagcaactaagcccgtgtgccacaactactgagcctgtgctctagggcccgtgcgccacaattactgaggcccgagcgcctagagtccgtgttctgcaacaagagaagccaccgcattgagaagcccacgcaccgcaatgcagacccaacgcagccaaaaataaaaattgaaactgaaagaaaaaaaaatgattaaaaaaataagcaacccCATACCTACCAGCTGTTACCCTCCATTCTCTCCCAATCCCTACCCCAGCcgtaggcaaccactaatctactttctgtctctacgggTTTCCCTGTCCTGGACATTTTAtatcagtggaatcatacaatggtCTTTGATAACTGGCTCCTTTCACCTGCATAACGTTtgcaagattcatccatattgaaacatgtatcagtacttcattttcttttaaattactgaATAGTCTTCCACTGCATAGATCTACAGTGATTCTCAAGCAGTTGCTACTGGCTTGGCTGGATGGTTAAGGGCTTGGAAAGAAAAGGATTGGGAGCTGGATGACAAGGAGCCCTGGGGAAGAGGCATCGGATGGACTTCTTAGAAAGGACACAGACTGTGACAATATCTGTATCCCAGGTGGATAGATGTCTCCAAGGCCCATCCAATGCAGAGGAGACTCAGTATCAGCTGGACACAAGGACCATTCTGTGGAGGTCTTCAGCCTCTTCATCGAGCCGGTGCATTGCTTATTCGATGGGCCCGTGTGCAAAGTGATcttggagggagggatggaggctcCACGTGGATGACAACGTAAGCGCCACCACCGAAGCCGCCCTGCGCACCACCACTGCAAGCCAACGCTGAGCCCCCAGTATGGCATCATGACCCGGGGATCCAGCCAGCCAAGTGGTGGCACATTTATTACATGGACTCATCCATCATGGAGGGGACAGAGATGCAGTCTTGCTGGAATAGACACGGATTCTGGACTTGCTTTTCCTGCCAGCACCCCCATCCACGGACTTAGGGAGGGACCCGCTGACCATCACACTATTCCCACAGCAGTATTCTGAGCAGGGACCTCGTTGCTGAGAAAAAGGGAAACAATAGGCTCTTGCTCATGGAAGCCACTGGCTTTATATACGCCCATCACCCAGAGTGCCCACCTAACAGAGAGCAGAGTGGCCTCCTGAGGACATGGGTGAAGCACCCATTGGGAACTTCACCGTGAATGTTTGAAGGCCTGGTTTACAGAGTTACAGAGTCAAGCGTATGCTTTGAACCAGAGAAAAATATACCGTGCTGTCTTCCCCAAAGCCAGACCACAGGCGTCCGGGAACCAAAGTGTGGAGGTGGGAGAGGCCCTCCAATGATGCCTCACGTCAGTTTTAATTCTGCCGCACGTCTTTGAGCTTCTGATGGCTTGGAAGGCTTGGTTCTAGAGAGAGGAATGGGCTCAACAGGGAGCACATCAATGGCTTCTTTGATTTGGAAGATGAGACTGCCACTTGGAAATCAGGGGCTCCTGATACCACTGAATCAAAACACTGAGAAGTGGGTTACCTTACCAACTGGGGTGATGGAGAACGTGAGTTGTTGCTTCACGTTGAGGTTGAGGGCAGGAAGAACTATGTTTAGAACCCAGGGGATTCTCCCTGGTACATTCTAGTATTTCTACCACCAAGAGCAAAGTTCATGGAAAGCTGCAGCCACCAAagacggatggatggatagacagacagacagatagatggatggatggttagatagatagatggatggatgcatggatagatggattggatggatggatggatagatagatagatagatagatagatagatagatagatagatagatagatagatagatagatagatagatatagatagatagatagatagatagatatagatagatagatagatagatagatagatagatagatagatatagatagataggtggttagatggatggatggatagatggataggatagatagatagatatatggttagatagatagatagataggataaTTGAGGGTTTGTGCCCTTCGGGAATGAAAGTATAAGTCACCCCACTAGCTAAAGAAACCTCGACCAGCTGAGATCTTGCTGAGGGCAAAGGAAACCCCATCTGACTGTTACAGAAACAAGGACGGTAACACCTCCCCATATTTCCCCCTGTCTGTTAAGTACGTATGTATTTGTATCTAgctcttcttttatttcctcactTCCCTTACGACTTTCAGTACAGTTTTGTTGGAAGTTAACTTTGCAATTTAGTTTCAGGTAAAAGAATATTCAGACAGAAGGAGACTGAATAGGAAAAGTAATTAACCTAACCCAGAAAAGGAGCCCTCGACTGGTGGGACTTTGTACTTCCTCTATTTGGGGAGAAGGTGAGACTGtctcactctttctttttcttatgtttttaattgaagtagagttgatttacaatgtttcaggtgcacagcaatgtgattcagttatgtatatatacgtgtgtttatatatatatatatgtatgtatgtatatattcttttccatattctcttccattatagatacaagatattgaatatagttccctgtgctacacagtaggtccttgttgtttatcaatattatatatagtagtgtgtatctgttaatcccaaactcctaatttatccctccccacccttttccctttggtaaccataagttagttttctatttctgcgagcctatttctgttttgtaaataagttaatttgcattactttttagattccacacataagcgatatcatatgattttgtctttttctgtctggcttacttcacttaatacgataatttctaggtccatccatgttgctgcaaatggcattatttcattcttttttatggctgagtaatattccattgtgtgtgtgtgtgtgtgtgtgtgtgtatatatatatatacacatatatacacaccacatcttctttccattcctctgtcaatggtgAGACTGTTCCACTCCTGTATGAAAGACAGTTGCATCTTATTAGGCAGAAATGGAgagctgggtttttgtttgtttgctttgcttttgttATATGAAAACTCAAGTGTGTGTAGAAATGTACGGATGGAGGCTGAATAAACAGATGCCAGGGAGGACAGCTTTCCCTGCCGCCCGTAAACCTTTTACATGAACCGTAGAGCTAAACGTCCTTTACCCTCTGCTTTGTGATGCGGGGACCAGTGGGCTCCGTCAGGCGAGGGTGCTGGCGGTGGACCGAAAgctggaggagaaagaaggaaaccgCTCCTTCCTCTCGGCTTCCCGCCAGCCTCCCATCAGCTTGCAGCTCCCCCAGCAACAATTCTTCACGTTTTTCCTGAAGTGGCAGCTGAATCCAGTCTGCAGTTTCTCCAGTGAGCACAAAATCCACTTCGTCACGTTGCTGCCACTCAGGGGCAGCAGCTGCCAGCACCCCATCCTCGGGGTCTGGGTCCCAGTATTCTTGCTGCAGAGACACCAGCTCCAGCCGCCAGCACCCCCTCCTCAAAAGTCTGAGTTTCTAAATGTTCACAATTCCACCCTCTTCTCTTTGGTCCTTTTGCTTCCTGCGGTTACCACCTTTGAGATACTTTAGAGGCCTTTATTTTAACCTGAAAGTTACCTAGTTAACAGCTTTGTACCTAATGAACAATCCCTTCTGTTAATCTCTCTCTGGTCAAATCGTTGGTGTGATTTCTGTCTTCCAGCTGGACCCTGACTAAGTCCCTCATCAACTATACATATTCCCAATTTCTTCTCACCTCTGTGACTTTCCTTTTCACTCATTTTAAAACTAAgcgtttacattttaatttaggacagttttagatttaccgAAAAATTGCAAAGACAATACTGAGAGTTTCCATATACCCGACAAACACACCATACATGTGTTATATTTTCTTGTATATGCATTTAAGACAATAAACTTCCCTCCAGGCATGAATTTAACTGCATCTCACAAGTtttgatatattgtatttttatcatcattcaattaaaatagtttaaaatttgtACTGTGAATTTCTCTTTGACTCATgagaaatttagaaatttttttttttttttggtatccctGGGTGGGCTcgagaatatattttaaagtaatcaaATATAGGGGTTTTCTTCTAgtatctttttattgttgttttatagACTATGTTTCCTGTGACCCTTTTCGCGTAGGATTTAAGTGCTTTGAAATGTGTCGAAACTGACTCATGGACTGGCATGTGGTCAATGTTTGGAGATGTTCTGTGTCCTTGTAAAGAATGTGCATTCTACAGTGGTGGGTTCAGTGTTCTTGAATGTCCCTTAAGTCGACTTTCTTAATTAGCGTTAGGGGAAACCGTAAAAATGAAAGTTCAGTAAGGAAAGGGACAGATACCAAACGGGAGTATTATTGCAAAAGGATTTGGAGGTGGGTGCGGAAGGAAACAGACCTAATTTTCATGGCAGAATGGGGACCTGGCCCGGCTGGGTGACATGGGTTAGTGGGGCACCTGGTTTTGAGAGAGTACGTACGCCCGGGACAAcatgaaattattaaaaacaacgcTATCGATTATTAGGGGTAAGAATGCTAATAGCAGTAGCGACAGCAGTGGCAGAAGTGGCAACCGCAGACGCAAACAGCAACACAAAGCTACGACCTACACCATGCTACGACCCATAGTAACGGTCACACGTCTCCCGcagctgccccacccccagcgggaggccccgcccccggccccgccccgcgggGCCATCGATGGCTCCGGCTCGTGGCGCCCGCCTGCCGGCCTCGGCGCTCGGCTCGGCATGCCTGCGGCGCTGCCATAGCGACGCGGACCCGCAGCCAACTGGCGCCGCCCCGCCCGAGGCGCCCGGCCCCGCGAGCCGCGAGCCGCGAGCCGCCGAGGCCCCACGGCGCGGGCggccggggcggcggcggcggcggcggcggcggcggcggcgacgacgacgacgacgacgacgacgacggggtggggggggggcgcgggTCAGGTGACGGGGGCGGGCGGTTGGGGGACGCTGGGCGCGGGCCAGGGGGGACCCGGGATGCCGGGGAGGCAATGGGGACGCGCCCTGGGGGCGTCGTGGGTGCGGGGCGGGCCGGGCCGGGTGTTGGGGGCTCAGCGGCAGCCGACAGTGAGGACTGGGCAGGGCGATGGGGGCGCGGGCCACACAGAAGGAAAAGTGAACTTGCATGGCTGGGAAAGCATGGGCAGGGGCGGCGTGGGGCGGGGGTGTTGTGGATGCTCCCGTTTGGTTTTCACCTgacatcatttttctttctggtccAGGGGCCTGCCTCCCTGATGCTTGGAGCAGAAAGAAGGCGCTGGTGGCTGGGTGAGTACCAGCGTCCCCCGCATGGGCAGGTCACTTCTGTGCCCCGTCAAGTTCTTAGGACTTATTTCGCAGATCTAGACGCTAACGCTCCAACAAGTGGCTTCCCCAGGATCGTCCCCTTAGTTAATAAAAGAACTAGGATGAGGCACAGGCCTACCTCTTAAACCCAGGCTCACTGCGTCACCGGAGAGCAACTGAAATACTGCAGTGTGTCGGTCGGTAACTTGGTTTAACGCTCTGATCCCAAGAGTTGAGGATTCTGTGCCGTAAAACCTGCCATTTCTGCTGGGGCCCTTTTCTCCCCAGCACCTGACAGCATGTTCATTTCTTTGTAGCATCACCTTGGAGAGGAGCTGAAGACTAGCCAGATAAAAAGCACCGGGCAAATGCTGGTTCCAAATCCCTGGCAGGGATCAGAACGCCTCTGCTGTGCTGAAAGCCGAGCCAAGCACAGATCAGGAGCGGGCCAGTTATAGGAGCTGCTGTCAGTTTCTGTCTAGTTGTACAATGTCCTTTCATTCGGGACGCCAGATAATGCCGTTTCAAATTTAGTGGTCCAAGTCGTGGTGTCAGAATCGCTGTAGACACAAGTGCCCCCTGAGGTGGGCGCCTCGTCCCTGTCAACTGCACACCTAATGCAGTGCACACAACCGTCACCAGGAAACGCTGCGGCCAGGGCACTGCTGACCTGCTTGCTGACTCACGTGTGGTTCTTAAGTGTCTTTTCAGAATGCTCGGAGGCTCCTCTCAAGTTTCCTTGCAAAGAACCCTCACAAGGGTGCTGCCTGCTGCAAATGGCCTGAATTTCTCTTTTGTACCAGTAGGTTAAAGAAGGAATCCTCAAAACCCAGCAGCTGAAAAACTGGTTCATTAGTGCATTTAGCGCAAAGCACGGGCTCAGAGGCCTCCTGCGCaggagcccaggaggggcgaggTTCCGGCCAGTGATGAGCGGCCGCGTCCCGCTGGCAGAGAAAGCCCTGTCCGAAGGCTACGCCCGGCTCCGGTACCGGGACGCCTCCCTGCTCATctggcaacagcagcagcagaagtTGGCATCTGTGCCGCCCGGGACGTACCTGAGCAGGAGTCGAAGCATGTGGTACACACAGTATGGAAACGAGGCCATCCTCGTCCGGGACAGAAACAAGCTGGACGTCTCCCGGGACACGGGGCAATCCAAGTTTTGCTCCGTTATGTAATTCTGGTGTGAAAACCTGAGCCCAGGCACCCAGCCGCCTTGCTAATCCCTAGTCCCTACTGGGAGATCCTGAGCAGTGAACGTGAAGGTTGAGCTGTGGTAGAAGAACCCCAAAATCCCAGAGCTGGCGCCCCGGCCCATTCGCAGTCGGGCTGATGGGTGGACTTGGCTCCTGGACTCCATTGTGATCTTGCAGGCGCTGTAGGCACAGGCCAGGTCCGGGGCCCGGCTAGATGCTGTTTAGGTTATGCTTCTGAATAAGTCAAGCGAGAGGGACACCCCGGTTACAGACCACCTCTTCACATTCTTACAGCTGTCTTTGGGATTCCCTTCTGCCTGGTGAAGAATGGGTCAGATCTAGAAAAAGGTGAAGGAATCGGCATCGTGTCGGGTCGCAGATCCATGTGCTGGACCAAGATGTGCAGGACCAAGATGGATTCACCCTCAATGGTCATCGGCAGCAGCATTTCAGCAGGGACTTTGTGGCACTTGAGTTTTGAGTCTAGTAACCAAAATGATCACTGCGTGTGATGCACTGTGATGGCTCCTACACTAC
It contains:
- the BRD3OS gene encoding putative uncharacterized protein BRD3OS, which encodes MSGRVPLAEKALSEGYARLRYRDASLLIWQQQQQKLASVPPGTYLSRSRSMWYTQYGNEAILVRDRNKLDVSRDTGQSKFCSVM